From Mycobacterium lacus, one genomic window encodes:
- a CDS encoding DUF732 domain-containing protein, with protein MFSPRLTAALSTAVGAAAVGLAVATAGAASAGTADATFISQMESVGVTFSSPEAAVQAGHQVCTELAAGETGSQIGAEIVSQTDLTPKQAAYFVVYATKAYCPQYASQLA; from the coding sequence ATGTTCTCACCCCGCCTCACCGCAGCTCTGTCCACCGCAGTCGGCGCCGCCGCCGTCGGTCTTGCCGTGGCTACCGCCGGCGCCGCCTCGGCCGGCACCGCCGACGCGACGTTCATCTCACAGATGGAGTCGGTCGGCGTCACGTTCTCCTCGCCTGAGGCCGCCGTACAAGCGGGTCACCAGGTGTGCACGGAGCTGGCCGCCGGCGAAACCGGAAGCCAGATCGGCGCCGAAATCGTCAGCCAGACCGACCTCACGCCGAAACAGGCGGCCTACTTCGTGGTCTACGCGACCAAGGCATACTGCCCGCAGTACGCCAGCCAGCTCGCGTAA